Proteins from a single region of Aureibacter tunicatorum:
- a CDS encoding YiiX family permuted papain-like enzyme: MKVFITFLTACIISFLLYSGIQMHQFAEGVKNDTARFKHFKLRNEIQEGDIIFQTSQSSQSKAIQLATHSKYSHMGIIFKRDNQYVVYEAIQPVQLTSLKKWIVRGQNGHYIVKRLKNAETALTEDAIKKMKQVGSHYLNKPYDIHFEWSDDKIYCSELVWKIYKEATGIEVGSLQHLSDFDLRDKVVQSKMKERYGNNTPLDEPVISPAAMFHSDKLITVAGN, translated from the coding sequence ATGAAGGTATTCATAACTTTTCTTACAGCCTGCATAATTAGCTTCCTTCTTTATTCTGGCATTCAAATGCATCAATTTGCTGAAGGAGTAAAAAATGACACTGCCCGATTCAAACATTTCAAATTGCGCAATGAGATACAAGAAGGCGATATCATCTTCCAAACCTCTCAATCAAGCCAAAGCAAAGCAATTCAACTTGCTACGCATTCAAAGTACAGCCATATGGGAATCATATTCAAGAGAGATAACCAATATGTTGTTTATGAGGCAATACAACCTGTTCAATTAACTTCTCTGAAAAAATGGATTGTTCGCGGCCAAAATGGTCATTACATAGTCAAGCGTCTTAAAAATGCGGAAACAGCATTAACCGAAGACGCTATAAAAAAGATGAAACAGGTAGGGAGCCACTATTTGAACAAACCCTACGATATTCATTTCGAATGGTCGGATGACAAAATTTATTGCTCTGAGCTGGTCTGGAAAATTTACAAAGAAGCTACAGGTATAGAAGTTGGAAGCCTTCAACATTTATCCGATTTTGATTTACGCGACAAGGTTGTCCAGTCGAAAATGAAAGAAAGGTATGGGAATAATACTCCATTGGATGAACCCGTAATTTCACCGGCAGCGATGTTCCACTCTGATAAATTGATAACTGTTGCTGGGAATTAG
- a CDS encoding metallophosphoesterase, whose protein sequence is MGISSCELLDYTRYDISLEDNEKDLNQKNLQELSQRPGIAESGNFTFAFITDSQNFFDRLTNAVKHVNNNESYEFALIGGDISEYGMPYELQMSAANLRELNQPFISVIGNHDAIGHGAETFEKMFGPFDFSFVYKRVKIIMINTNKLEFIGNATYEFLKVPDIDWLESELVKTDDFDYSLIVSHIGFYPNDPSIGEENFPLIDTLLSNTEHLVACIHGHGHSNQTTYPLMNKDIPMIQVGAVANKSYSIFEFLRDSVEVKEQIIKF, encoded by the coding sequence ATGGGAATCTCATCATGCGAGTTGTTGGATTATACTCGTTACGATATTTCACTGGAGGATAATGAAAAGGATCTTAACCAAAAAAATCTACAGGAATTAAGCCAAAGGCCGGGTATCGCGGAAAGCGGTAACTTTACTTTTGCTTTTATCACAGACAGCCAGAATTTTTTTGACCGGCTGACAAATGCGGTAAAGCATGTGAACAATAACGAAAGCTATGAATTTGCCTTGATCGGCGGAGATATATCAGAGTATGGCATGCCATATGAATTGCAGATGAGCGCCGCGAATCTCCGAGAGCTTAATCAACCCTTCATCTCAGTCATTGGCAACCATGATGCGATAGGCCACGGAGCGGAGACTTTTGAGAAAATGTTCGGGCCATTTGATTTCTCGTTTGTATACAAGCGTGTTAAAATAATTATGATCAACACCAACAAGCTTGAGTTTATCGGAAATGCAACGTATGAATTTCTTAAAGTGCCGGATATTGATTGGCTTGAGTCTGAGTTGGTCAAAACGGATGACTTTGATTATTCCTTAATTGTTTCTCACATAGGTTTTTATCCAAACGACCCTTCGATCGGAGAAGAAAATTTCCCGCTTATCGACACTTTGCTTAGCAATACAGAACACCTTGTCGCATGCATTCATGGACATGGTCACAGCAACCAGACTACCTATCCGCTCATGAATAAAGACATACCCATGATACAAGTGGGAGCTGTCGCGAACAAGTCGTATTCAATATTCGAATTTCTAAGGGATTCCGTAGAGGTAAAGGAGCAAATCATCAAATTCTAA
- a CDS encoding DUF4157 domain-containing protein — protein MNQSKQDHSNNTTLQFLADQKMKANWKAVQLKKKDNSKSSFENSNNDLSIAQLHADIEAIKSSEHFKMWNTPPSGDLPAQKKENSTTRHTNLDASKSNNTGLPHQLKTGVENLSGYSMDDVKVHYNSDKPAQLQAHAFAQGTDIHIASGQEKHLPHEAWHVVQQKQGRVKPTMQMKGKVNINDDAGLEKEADEMGAKAIDYSEKIETHINLNNSRTSKNQGITQRLVINAQSNDRGVRDAVNSTVTHRQWGDDNNELNEQEARNHHQSTVYENSEDNALSDFNNNEPIHIVGHGAVVLDDKNVGFRAITIGNKSPEELVEFFNRTNLPKDFTGLIYLQACYSAAGYHKSFLERFRKCMFKNGWTSFKIKGNLGSSRVTNGAIDIQDQNKETAALYWLLSNSRPIIEEIKNTPLPTLAKVFRNRRRQFLEARSESVVEIKELLEEKLVNVKVEEAGEVKEVKVAGEAEAEETTPVYSAESPENTIITPASTPISLPNENIYYKDNEKYRNKLIRKSKSLIEFLESEKFCSDDLRKIEYKIKIQQKAINQIVSLIERPLYESNENNN, from the coding sequence ATGAATCAATCCAAACAGGATCACTCCAATAATACTACCCTTCAGTTTCTAGCGGATCAAAAAATGAAAGCCAATTGGAAAGCAGTCCAATTGAAAAAAAAAGATAATTCAAAATCCAGCTTTGAAAATTCTAACAATGACTTGAGTATCGCACAATTGCATGCGGATATTGAAGCGATAAAATCCAGTGAGCATTTTAAAATGTGGAATACGCCTCCTTCTGGAGACTTGCCGGCTCAAAAAAAAGAAAATTCAACAACTAGACACACCAATCTAGACGCATCCAAATCAAATAATACAGGACTTCCGCATCAACTTAAAACCGGTGTTGAAAACCTCTCCGGTTACTCTATGGATGATGTCAAAGTACATTACAACTCCGACAAACCCGCTCAACTGCAAGCTCATGCCTTTGCTCAAGGTACAGATATTCATATTGCTTCCGGCCAAGAAAAACATTTGCCGCATGAAGCTTGGCATGTAGTGCAACAAAAACAAGGAAGAGTGAAACCGACTATGCAAATGAAAGGCAAAGTCAATATCAATGACGACGCTGGCTTGGAGAAAGAAGCGGATGAGATGGGAGCTAAGGCAATAGATTATTCCGAAAAAATTGAGACACATATAAACCTTAATAATTCCCGTACCTCAAAAAATCAAGGAATTACTCAACGCTTAGTTATAAATGCCCAAAGTAATGACAGAGGAGTAAGGGATGCTGTTAATAGCACTGTAACTCATCGACAGTGGGGTGACGATAATAATGAACTAAACGAACAAGAAGCCAGAAACCATCACCAATCCACAGTATATGAAAATAGTGAAGATAATGCATTGAGTGATTTCAATAATAATGAACCTATTCATATTGTGGGACATGGAGCTGTTGTTCTTGATGATAAAAATGTTGGGTTTAGAGCTATTACTATTGGCAATAAAAGCCCTGAAGAATTAGTAGAATTTTTCAACCGAACAAATTTGCCTAAAGATTTCACTGGATTAATATATCTTCAAGCTTGTTATAGCGCGGCGGGTTATCATAAATCCTTTCTGGAAAGATTTAGAAAATGCATGTTTAAAAATGGATGGACTAGTTTCAAAATTAAAGGAAATTTAGGTTCTTCACGTGTCACAAATGGAGCAATTGATATTCAAGATCAAAATAAAGAAACAGCCGCACTCTATTGGCTTTTAAGCAATAGTAGACCTATTATTGAAGAAATTAAGAACACTCCGCTTCCCACTCTCGCAAAGGTTTTCAGAAATAGAAGAAGACAATTTTTAGAAGCAAGATCTGAAAGTGTAGTGGAAATCAAAGAACTATTAGAAGAAAAACTAGTCAATGTTAAAGTAGAAGAAGCAGGAGAAGTAAAAGAAGTAAAGGTCGCAGGAGAAGCAGAAGCAGAAGAAACTACTCCTGTATATTCTGCAGAGTCCCCTGAAAACACCATCATAACTCCAGCAAGCACTCCTATCTCACTTCCAAATGAAAATATTTATTATAAAGACAATGAAAAGTATCGAAATAAACTTATTCGTAAATCAAAAAGCCTCATAGAATTTTTAGAAAGTGAAAAGTTCTGTAGCGATGACTTAAGAAAAATTGAATACAAAATTAAAATCCAACAAAAAGCTATTAATCAAATAGTTTCATTAATAGAAAGACCTCTTTATGAATCAAATGAAAACAACAATTGA
- a CDS encoding outer membrane beta-barrel family protein yields MLPIRAQHIIHHNISGRIIDENKEPVSFANAALLFSSDSTLVNGTASDEHGFIEIKNIEAGKYLLKISAIGYEQHIQPISISLDKIHHNLGEIIVRQSIKELESVEVIGQRQVIERKIDRLVFNVENTILTSGADGLEILSKTPGIIVDHEGNIKIHGKDGVVVMINDKRSYLTGKELSDMLKSMSADNISSIEVITNPSARYDAEGNAGILNIVLKEMKEKGYNGSIYAGINQGKYPGANTGANFNFRAGKFSGYLQADYRYYEGFDQLYLEREVGQEAEKEIVRQDTYNPYDFQTPSLRIGLDYDVNEKNIFGIMFNGYTRSRSVVYENITEIYNHNNQHISDIWSDSHSEMDFSSYSFNLNYIHKFDTLGQRLSVDLDYSNFENAEEAYYKSKVLSDATKDEIEEARSYQPYEVRIVSSKLDYEKPIGLYKLESGLKFSHSLVDNDVRFDSLKNNEWVIDKYRTNDFTYEEAIPAGYVNFSGPISKKITFQSGLRVEHTITNGRSKNENKLVDRKYTSFFPSLFLKYDIDDDHSLSYSYSRRVRRPTFSQLNPFLFFLDPFTGLQGNPYLKPEFTNNLQLDYIFSQKYAISLSYTHTTDVLNTLITQDNNAQLMIQSFANIDQRQNYSININIPVSVSKWWEMSNSLSLFGNRFKTDNEYTTLDQSQFSAYIQNINTFLIGKTIKAEFSGWYQSPSLNGSMKLDHIYEFTIGLEKSFFDERLSINAKARDAFRTLKFSGHSIQDNVTLDLRQSYDSNRYQITLRYNFTKGTKVQNRTRSSGNKEEQNRVE; encoded by the coding sequence ATGCTTCCAATAAGAGCCCAGCATATTATTCATCATAATATCTCAGGGCGAATAATCGATGAAAACAAAGAACCTGTAAGCTTTGCGAATGCCGCCTTGCTTTTCTCTTCAGATTCAACACTTGTCAACGGAACAGCCTCCGATGAACATGGATTTATCGAAATTAAAAATATCGAGGCAGGAAAGTATCTCTTAAAAATATCGGCTATAGGCTACGAGCAACACATACAGCCAATTTCGATATCATTAGATAAAATACATCATAATCTAGGCGAGATTATCGTGCGTCAAAGTATCAAAGAACTGGAGTCTGTTGAGGTCATCGGTCAGCGACAAGTAATCGAAAGAAAAATCGATCGTTTGGTATTTAATGTCGAAAACACTATACTCACAAGTGGGGCAGACGGTCTTGAAATACTGTCAAAAACGCCGGGAATAATCGTTGATCATGAAGGAAATATCAAAATCCACGGCAAAGACGGTGTAGTGGTAATGATCAATGACAAACGAAGCTATCTTACAGGAAAAGAGCTGTCAGACATGCTCAAATCCATGAGTGCAGACAATATTTCCAGCATCGAAGTGATCACGAACCCTTCCGCTAGATATGATGCGGAAGGCAATGCAGGAATATTGAATATTGTGCTCAAAGAAATGAAAGAAAAAGGCTATAACGGGAGTATATACGCAGGTATCAATCAAGGCAAATATCCAGGAGCAAACACTGGGGCAAATTTCAACTTCAGAGCAGGTAAATTCAGCGGGTATCTTCAAGCCGACTATAGATACTATGAAGGCTTTGATCAATTGTATTTGGAAAGAGAAGTTGGACAAGAAGCTGAAAAAGAAATCGTAAGGCAAGACACATATAATCCTTACGATTTTCAAACTCCCTCATTAAGAATAGGGTTGGATTATGATGTTAATGAAAAAAACATCTTTGGAATCATGTTTAATGGATACACAAGATCAAGATCTGTGGTCTATGAAAATATAACGGAGATCTATAATCATAACAATCAACACATATCTGATATCTGGTCTGATTCTCATAGCGAAATGGACTTTAGCTCTTATTCCTTCAACCTAAATTATATACATAAATTTGATACTCTTGGTCAAAGGCTATCAGTGGACCTAGACTACAGCAACTTTGAAAATGCAGAGGAAGCATACTACAAAAGCAAAGTGCTTTCGGATGCAACAAAAGATGAAATCGAAGAGGCAAGGAGCTACCAACCTTATGAAGTCAGAATAGTCAGCTCCAAATTGGATTATGAAAAACCAATAGGCTTATATAAGCTAGAGTCCGGGTTAAAATTCAGTCATTCGTTAGTCGATAATGACGTAAGGTTTGATTCACTCAAAAATAATGAATGGGTTATTGATAAATACCGAACCAATGACTTTACCTACGAGGAAGCAATTCCGGCAGGTTATGTTAACTTCTCAGGTCCTATCAGTAAAAAAATAACCTTCCAAAGCGGTCTACGTGTGGAACATACAATAACCAATGGCCGATCAAAGAATGAAAACAAGCTAGTAGACCGTAAATACACTAGTTTTTTCCCCAGCTTATTTCTTAAATATGATATCGACGATGACCATAGCCTAAGCTACTCGTACAGCAGACGCGTGCGTAGGCCCACATTTAGCCAGCTCAATCCTTTTTTATTCTTTTTGGATCCCTTTACAGGATTACAAGGCAACCCATACCTTAAACCCGAATTTACAAACAATCTTCAGCTAGATTATATATTTTCGCAAAAGTATGCTATCTCTCTATCCTATACACATACAACTGATGTGCTCAACACTTTGATAACACAAGACAATAATGCGCAATTGATGATACAATCCTTTGCGAATATAGATCAAAGACAAAATTATTCAATTAATATCAACATTCCCGTCTCTGTCTCCAAATGGTGGGAAATGAGCAACTCATTATCATTGTTCGGCAATAGGTTTAAAACCGATAACGAATACACCACATTGGATCAAAGCCAATTTAGCGCTTACATACAAAACATCAATACTTTCTTGATCGGTAAAACTATTAAAGCGGAATTCTCGGGCTGGTATCAAAGTCCTTCGTTGAATGGAAGCATGAAACTCGATCATATATATGAATTTACTATCGGATTGGAAAAATCTTTTTTTGACGAACGCCTCAGCATCAATGCAAAAGCAAGGGATGCATTTCGAACATTAAAATTTAGCGGTCATTCTATACAAGACAATGTCACGCTTGATCTCCGACAAAGTTACGACTCCAACCGATATCAAATCACCCTAAGATATAATTTCACAAAAGGAACTAAAGTGCAAAACCGAACTAGAAGCTCAGGCAACAAAGAAGAACAAAACCGTGTGGAATAA
- a CDS encoding GNAT family N-acetyltransferase, whose amino-acid sequence MNSDSNDNAELHMIGTVPEGRGKGIGKSMTEYLLLEAKANNAKSCVLHASAMGARIYTKLGFQAYGELETYRILRMESDQS is encoded by the coding sequence ATGAATTCAGATTCGAATGATAACGCTGAATTGCATATGATTGGAACAGTTCCAGAAGGCAGAGGCAAAGGAATTGGCAAAAGCATGACTGAATACTTGTTGTTGGAAGCGAAAGCGAATAATGCGAAAAGTTGTGTGCTTCACGCCTCGGCGATGGGTGCCCGAATCTACACTAAGCTGGGTTTTCAGGCCTATGGAGAGCTTGAAACTTATAGAATATTGAGAATGGAAAGCGATCAAAGCTAA
- a CDS encoding outer membrane beta-barrel protein — translation MKQLTKFALIICVFIGLADNSKAQAIEKGKIMIGGSSNIRFKSEKSTEVFIVDGNKVSYDDDDDKNFNINIGAGYTVIDNLIIGLDISYLYSNLNGMFFINSGDDIQRIKMNNKLTGLDFNMFSKYYFTEQKFKPYAQIGAGYSLSRQYSGDFEQKYNGINLVGGAGAAYFITPSISVELGLNYQYTMLKNQDDADHKKKIKEIDAVVGLCFFL, via the coding sequence ATGAAACAACTAACAAAATTTGCACTTATTATCTGCGTATTTATTGGATTGGCTGATAATTCCAAGGCTCAAGCCATTGAAAAAGGTAAAATAATGATCGGAGGCTCAAGCAATATTAGATTTAAATCTGAAAAGTCCACTGAGGTGTTTATTGTTGACGGTAACAAGGTAAGTTATGATGATGATGATGATAAGAATTTTAATATTAATATAGGGGCAGGTTATACTGTTATCGATAATTTGATTATTGGATTGGATATAAGTTATTTATATTCTAACCTAAATGGTATGTTTTTTATCAATAGCGGTGATGATATCCAAAGAATTAAGATGAATAACAAACTTACTGGTTTAGATTTCAATATGTTTTCTAAATATTATTTTACAGAGCAGAAGTTTAAACCATACGCGCAAATAGGGGCAGGATATTCATTGTCTCGTCAATACTCAGGTGATTTTGAACAGAAGTATAACGGTATTAATTTAGTTGGTGGAGCAGGAGCTGCATATTTTATTACTCCTAGTATTTCGGTTGAGCTTGGGTTGAATTATCAGTATACTATGTTGAAAAATCAAGATGATGCTGATCATAAGAAAAAGATAAAGGAAATTGACGCTGTGGTGGGGCTTTGTTTCTTTTTGTAG
- a CDS encoding helix-turn-helix transcriptional regulator, whose protein sequence is MEKIYYKHFFDLNNAKYDFEEAPYEEIEKHIQNIQQMESLLPASQSFYMLIDMGRKNIPYVSSNIKHCLSINTDNLKIPGTEEWIKNVFAEDRLPWIELVEKLYEKAKETVPASQYMNCAYTWNYRFNSSGKTFNLISHYTPLILNANNEHVLGLSHISILDVKFFKEVSGSLMCLNEHNAYETLCLISNPQVIDFKSLTNREKIIVKCLACGESAQDISDKLHISIHTVYTHCKNIYKKLEINSSGELVSFYKNNPFCFEDLGN, encoded by the coding sequence ATGGAGAAAATCTACTACAAACATTTTTTTGATCTAAATAATGCAAAATACGATTTTGAAGAAGCTCCCTATGAAGAAATTGAAAAGCACATTCAAAATATTCAACAAATGGAATCGCTTTTGCCCGCTTCCCAATCATTCTACATGCTTATCGATATGGGCAGAAAAAACATTCCTTACGTAAGCTCAAATATCAAACATTGCCTGAGTATAAACACTGATAATCTAAAGATCCCAGGCACTGAGGAATGGATAAAAAATGTATTCGCAGAAGACCGGTTGCCTTGGATAGAACTCGTTGAAAAGCTGTATGAAAAAGCTAAGGAAACGGTTCCCGCAAGCCAGTACATGAATTGCGCATATACTTGGAATTACAGATTTAATTCAAGCGGCAAAACATTCAACCTTATCTCGCATTACACCCCTTTGATTCTAAATGCCAATAATGAACATGTGTTGGGACTGTCACACATATCTATTTTGGATGTCAAATTCTTCAAGGAAGTCAGCGGAAGCCTTATGTGCCTTAACGAGCACAATGCATATGAAACTCTTTGCCTTATTTCGAACCCACAAGTCATAGATTTTAAATCTTTAACGAATAGAGAAAAAATCATAGTCAAATGTCTTGCTTGCGGAGAATCGGCGCAGGACATTTCTGATAAATTGCATATTAGCATACATACAGTATATACGCATTGCAAAAACATTTACAAAAAACTAGAGATCAATTCATCCGGCGAACTTGTCTCTTTTTATAAAAACAACCCTTTTTGTTTTGAAGATCTCGGCAATTAA
- a CDS encoding DUF2798 domain-containing protein — translation MTVNKSIYGIIFSLIISFIMLFFMSFFMIAINVGFTPKFINAWLGSTALGLAIGFPIASFFVPLTQKILEKYITIKKN, via the coding sequence ATGACTGTCAATAAAAGCATCTACGGAATCATATTCAGCTTGATTATCAGTTTCATCATGTTGTTTTTCATGTCATTCTTCATGATTGCGATAAACGTTGGATTTACTCCAAAATTTATAAACGCTTGGCTAGGAAGCACAGCATTAGGTTTAGCCATAGGATTCCCAATAGCAAGCTTCTTTGTGCCCTTGACTCAGAAAATTTTAGAAAAATATATAACCATCAAAAAGAATTAG
- a CDS encoding DUF420 domain-containing protein has protein sequence MPELVKTERNYSKAIWILSIGINLLIGLAYFIPTITLSQSYDFSYIPKLNATLNGLTFLSLLGALISIKLKKLTLHRNFIFAALGFTGIFLGSYLLYHFTTPSTAYGGVGMIKVVYLFILITHILLAALIVPLALVSIARGLNMKTEKHKKIARWVMPIWLYVSLTGVVIYLMISPYY, from the coding sequence ATGCCCGAACTTGTAAAAACCGAAAGAAACTACTCCAAAGCAATATGGATCTTATCCATTGGCATAAACCTTTTGATTGGCCTTGCTTATTTTATACCAACGATCACTTTATCACAAAGCTATGATTTCTCTTACATTCCCAAATTGAATGCGACGCTAAACGGTTTGACCTTCCTTAGTTTGCTTGGGGCTTTGATCAGCATTAAACTTAAAAAGCTAACCCTGCACAGAAATTTCATTTTCGCCGCTCTGGGCTTCACTGGAATTTTCCTTGGATCATATTTGCTTTACCACTTTACAACGCCTTCAACAGCTTATGGAGGTGTAGGAATGATTAAAGTTGTGTATCTATTTATCTTAATCACCCACATACTGCTTGCCGCTTTGATTGTGCCTTTGGCATTGGTGTCAATTGCCAGAGGCTTGAACATGAAAACCGAAAAACACAAAAAAATCGCTCGTTGGGTCATGCCGATATGGCTTTATGTCAGCCTTACTGGTGTTGTTATTTACTTGATGATCTCGCCTTATTACTAA
- a CDS encoding transglutaminase-like domain-containing protein, with protein sequence MIKATTRAFLILLTAFTLFSFWLSPRLGGLISMGKDFPDQSIEQLHFTSASSDFHSLQYHDVSNRIDLITLRTKYSLDSLIENCPSDFEKVKKVQSWVQSRWMHDSHNMPKENSALYILEQAKKGEKFRCVEYSLVAKECLLALGFKIRSLGLMTKDISEVKSYGGHIANEIYLDDLEKWMFIDPQFDVITTKNGMPLNAVELQQCIAQNIPFEIINPNKTTTTEKYKQWIGPYLYYFYVSINGQQITIWDRIIGNKKQLTLLSTTADKPKYFQKIIRINNSYYTNSTEDFYPSLSKIH encoded by the coding sequence ATGATCAAAGCTACAACTCGGGCATTCTTAATTCTCTTGACTGCTTTTACATTGTTCTCATTTTGGTTATCCCCTCGCTTGGGAGGACTTATCTCCATGGGAAAAGATTTTCCCGACCAATCCATTGAACAACTGCACTTCACTAGCGCATCGTCTGACTTCCACAGTCTTCAATACCATGATGTTTCGAACCGAATAGACCTCATCACACTCAGAACCAAATACTCCTTGGATTCTCTAATTGAAAACTGTCCTTCGGATTTTGAAAAGGTCAAAAAAGTGCAAAGCTGGGTGCAATCCAGATGGATGCATGATAGTCATAATATGCCGAAAGAAAATAGCGCGCTCTACATCTTGGAGCAAGCGAAAAAAGGCGAAAAATTCAGGTGTGTGGAGTACAGCTTGGTAGCCAAGGAGTGTTTGCTGGCTCTTGGATTCAAGATCAGAAGCTTGGGGCTGATGACCAAGGATATTAGCGAAGTCAAATCCTACGGAGGTCACATAGCCAATGAAATTTATTTGGACGACTTGGAAAAGTGGATGTTTATAGATCCTCAATTTGATGTGATTACCACCAAAAATGGTATGCCTCTAAACGCCGTCGAGCTTCAACAATGCATCGCTCAAAACATTCCATTCGAGATCATCAATCCCAACAAAACCACGACAACGGAAAAATACAAGCAGTGGATCGGACCATATTTGTATTACTTTTATGTTAGTATAAACGGACAACAAATAACTATTTGGGACAGAATCATTGGCAATAAGAAACAACTCACTTTGCTCTCTACAACAGCCGATAAACCAAAATATTTTCAAAAAATCATTCGAATCAATAATTCGTATTACACCAATTCCACAGAAGATTTTTATCCTTCATTAAGCAAAATTCATTAA
- a CDS encoding tetratricopeptide repeat protein — MTAKEKESVVRDTVLKILFAKMLSIIFILGLPTYGSTQSKQVEQKRYEEAIEKKNINERVLGLESFISTYPNSEIKREAMYQKALALTELKKYDKAIEAYEEILSLKLTNENSFKGSVLQHTKYRYFSYAGLSEIYIELKDFDKAIKCANKADKKYTCRHHPVNELMDYKAFVAIIFSDIYKAKGEYEKSLNYIMPYFFSENDEIVESIVAVLDQMYSADQITFELTSAKQNLHIGKNKFARINMFGYKLKIFEGLMNMDGYILDTSGLTQSQKANLFHQIIEQNSIYEHYASAL, encoded by the coding sequence ATGACTGCAAAAGAGAAAGAAAGCGTTGTTAGAGACACAGTATTAAAAATACTGTTTGCGAAGATGTTAAGCATTATTTTTATTCTTGGCCTCCCAACATATGGCTCCACTCAAAGCAAACAAGTTGAACAAAAAAGATACGAAGAAGCAATAGAGAAAAAGAACATCAATGAGCGCGTGTTGGGTTTAGAATCTTTTATCAGTACTTATCCTAACTCAGAAATAAAAAGAGAAGCCATGTACCAAAAAGCATTGGCACTTACAGAATTGAAGAAATATGATAAAGCCATCGAAGCTTATGAGGAAATATTAAGTTTAAAACTGACCAATGAAAACAGTTTCAAGGGGTCTGTTCTTCAACACACTAAATATAGATACTTCAGCTATGCCGGATTATCGGAAATATATATTGAGCTTAAAGATTTTGACAAAGCAATTAAATGCGCTAACAAAGCTGATAAAAAATATACTTGCCGTCATCATCCTGTAAATGAATTAATGGATTATAAAGCATTTGTAGCTATCATCTTTTCAGATATTTATAAAGCCAAAGGAGAATATGAAAAATCTCTAAATTATATTATGCCTTATTTTTTCTCTGAAAATGATGAAATTGTGGAATCAATCGTTGCTGTATTGGATCAAATGTATAGCGCTGATCAGATAACTTTCGAGTTGACATCAGCAAAGCAAAATTTGCATATAGGAAAAAACAAATTTGCGCGGATCAATATGTTCGGATACAAGCTAAAGATATTCGAAGGCCTAATGAATATGGATGGATACATACTCGACACCAGTGGATTAACACAATCTCAAAAAGCAAATTTATTCCATCAAATCATTGAGCAAAACTCCATATATGAGCATTATGCTTCAGCTTTGTAA